In a genomic window of Salegentibacter salegens:
- a CDS encoding LysR substrate-binding domain-containing protein: protein MTITQLHYVLAVAEHKNFTKAAQKVFVTQPTLSMQIQKLEEELDVQIFDRTKKPIQLTETGQKIVQQARNIVNESDRIKDIVDQQKGFVGGIFKLGVIPTVMPTLLPMFINNFIKKYPKVKLKIEELNTEAIVERLREGHLDAAIAATPLELQGIKENVLYYEPFVGYIPNTHRLYKKEEIEINDLDIDDMLLLEDGHCFKDGILNLCKSSRNYDDDHFQLESGSFETLIKLANEGLGMTLLPYLHTLDIKDSEKKNLRMFKEPVPAREVSLIYNRSELKMQIIEAIQSTIAGVVKGAIAFHNVKIISPVNKKKEYQE from the coding sequence ATGACGATTACACAACTGCATTATGTGTTGGCTGTTGCCGAACATAAGAATTTCACCAAGGCTGCTCAAAAAGTTTTTGTAACTCAGCCTACATTAAGTATGCAAATTCAAAAGCTGGAAGAAGAACTGGATGTGCAAATTTTTGACAGGACCAAGAAACCTATTCAGCTTACTGAAACCGGACAAAAAATTGTGCAACAGGCCAGGAATATTGTTAATGAAAGTGACCGTATAAAAGATATTGTAGATCAGCAAAAAGGTTTTGTAGGCGGAATTTTCAAACTAGGGGTAATTCCTACGGTTATGCCTACTTTGCTGCCCATGTTCATCAATAATTTTATTAAAAAATATCCAAAAGTAAAACTCAAAATTGAAGAGTTAAATACCGAAGCTATAGTTGAGCGTTTAAGGGAAGGACATTTAGATGCTGCAATTGCCGCAACTCCCCTGGAATTGCAGGGAATTAAAGAAAATGTGCTTTATTACGAACCTTTTGTAGGCTATATCCCAAACACCCACCGACTTTATAAGAAGGAAGAGATTGAAATTAATGATCTTGATATAGATGATATGCTGCTTCTTGAAGATGGGCATTGCTTTAAAGACGGTATTCTTAACCTGTGTAAATCTTCAAGAAATTATGATGATGACCATTTTCAATTGGAAAGTGGAAGTTTTGAAACTTTAATAAAATTGGCCAACGAAGGTTTAGGAATGACGCTGCTCCCCTATTTGCATACCCTTGATATTAAAGATTCTGAAAAGAAAAATTTGAGGATGTTTAAAGAGCCGGTACCCGCACGAGAAGTGAGCCTTATCTACAACCGCAGCGAATTAAAAATGCAAATTATTGAAGCTATACAAAGCACCATTGCCGGTGTTGTAAAAGGGGCTATTGCTTTTCACAATGTGAAAATTATAAGTCCGGTGAATAAGAAAAAAGAATATCAGGAATAG
- a CDS encoding TIGR00266 family protein: MNAHEIDYQIFGEEMQYVELELDPREAVIAEAGNFMMMDDGIRMDTIFGDGSKENEGFLGKVLGAGKRLLTGESLFMTIFSNEIQGKKRISFASPYPGKIIPIDLTRYGNKFICQKDAFLCAAKGVSVGIEFSKKLGRGFFGGEGFIMQKLEGDGMAFVHAGGTMARKELSPGEKLKIDTGCIIGFTQDINYDIEFVGGIKNTFFGGEGLFFATLTGPGTVYVQSLPFSRLANRIWQAAPQGGGKDKGEGSILGGIGDVISGDRRF, translated from the coding sequence ATGAATGCACACGAAATAGATTACCAGATTTTTGGAGAGGAGATGCAGTATGTAGAATTGGAACTGGATCCAAGGGAAGCAGTTATTGCTGAGGCCGGCAATTTTATGATGATGGACGATGGCATTAGAATGGATACTATTTTTGGCGATGGCTCTAAAGAAAATGAAGGTTTCCTGGGTAAAGTTTTAGGTGCCGGGAAACGTTTACTCACCGGGGAAAGTTTATTTATGACGATTTTCAGCAATGAAATTCAGGGGAAGAAGCGCATTAGTTTTGCTTCACCTTATCCCGGGAAAATAATTCCTATAGATCTTACCCGATATGGAAATAAATTTATTTGCCAAAAAGATGCTTTTTTATGTGCAGCGAAAGGGGTTTCGGTAGGAATAGAATTCAGTAAAAAGCTGGGGCGCGGATTTTTTGGTGGGGAAGGTTTTATTATGCAAAAACTTGAAGGCGATGGGATGGCCTTTGTTCATGCCGGCGGTACCATGGCCAGAAAGGAATTATCTCCTGGTGAAAAATTAAAAATAGACACCGGCTGTATTATTGGTTTTACCCAGGATATAAATTATGATATTGAATTTGTAGGCGGAATTAAAAATACATTTTTTGGAGGGGAAGGACTTTTCTTCGCAACGCTTACCGGTCCGGGTACGGTTTACGTACAATCCCTACCATTTAGCCGTTTGGCTAACCGAATTTGGCAGGCTGCCCCACAGGGTGGCGGGAAAGATAAAGGAGAAGGGAGTATTCTTGGCGGAATAGGAGATGTTATTAGTGGTGATCGCCGATTTTAA
- a CDS encoding DUF4442 domain-containing protein gives MTLNKSKLNKFLMLKLPSAWLCGVRVSEIEENTCKVGVKHKWINQNPFNSMYFAVQAMAAELSTGALMMGKIKQSNRRISMLVAQNRATFTKKATGKINFYCYDGHLIDEAIEKTLATGEGQTLWMKSTGLNDTGEQVAVFEFEWTIKAK, from the coding sequence ATGACATTAAATAAAAGCAAACTCAATAAATTTCTAATGCTGAAACTGCCAAGCGCCTGGCTTTGCGGGGTTAGGGTAAGTGAAATTGAAGAAAATACATGTAAGGTAGGTGTTAAGCATAAATGGATAAACCAAAACCCTTTTAATAGCATGTACTTTGCCGTGCAGGCAATGGCAGCCGAGTTAAGCACCGGGGCATTGATGATGGGAAAAATTAAACAATCTAATAGAAGAATTTCTATGCTGGTAGCGCAAAATCGTGCGACATTTACCAAAAAAGCCACCGGAAAGATCAATTTTTATTGTTACGATGGGCATTTAATAGATGAAGCCATAGAGAAAACACTTGCAACCGGAGAGGGGCAAACCTTATGGATGAAATCTACAGGCTTAAACGATACTGGGGAACAAGTTGCAGTATTTGAGTTTGAATGGACTATAAAAGCTAAATAA
- a CDS encoding DUF4870 domain-containing protein, translating to MNSKIVKEEKTLATILHLSVFSKFIIPFGNFIFPLILWLTKREKPFIDDHGRKAINFQISLFLYTILILAVGISIILFQAIRLGAEVPFAIGPDHFYIDEMGQAISIVITISVFAILLSLLFFIEIFAVISASIKASNGENYSFPLSINFIGRNSDNHHNNHQQSKNEQFNNPQNQTL from the coding sequence ATGAACTCAAAGATAGTAAAAGAAGAAAAAACACTGGCCACAATCCTGCATTTATCGGTCTTTAGTAAGTTTATTATTCCATTTGGAAATTTTATATTTCCACTAATATTATGGTTAACAAAAAGGGAAAAGCCCTTTATAGATGATCACGGCAGGAAGGCAATCAATTTTCAAATTAGTCTCTTTCTCTACACGATTTTAATATTGGCGGTGGGAATTTCAATTATTCTTTTTCAGGCTATACGCCTTGGCGCCGAAGTACCTTTTGCAATTGGCCCCGACCATTTCTATATCGATGAGATGGGCCAGGCAATTTCAATAGTAATCACTATTAGTGTATTTGCGATTTTACTTTCGCTATTGTTTTTCATAGAAATCTTTGCAGTAATAAGCGCAAGTATTAAAGCCAGCAATGGAGAAAATTACTCTTTTCCGCTAAGCATCAATTTTATTGGAAGAAATTCAGATAATCATCATAATAACCATCAACAATCAAAAAATGAACAGTTTAACAACCCTCAAAACCAAACGCTATGA
- a CDS encoding PadR family transcriptional regulator, with translation MKIENTKAQMRKGVLEYCILSVLKDEDAYVAEILDTLKDAKLLVVEGTIYPLLTRLKNAGLLSYRWEESSSGPPRKYYGLTDTGKLFLKELTGTWDELQTAVNVVTNQKNKNHE, from the coding sequence ATGAAGATAGAAAACACCAAGGCTCAAATGCGTAAAGGTGTATTGGAGTATTGTATTCTTTCAGTCTTAAAAGACGAAGATGCGTATGTTGCCGAAATCCTGGACACCCTTAAAGACGCTAAATTACTGGTGGTTGAAGGCACTATTTATCCGCTCTTAACCAGGTTAAAAAATGCAGGATTGCTTAGTTATCGCTGGGAAGAATCCAGCAGCGGACCACCACGAAAGTATTACGGACTAACCGATACCGGGAAACTCTTTCTCAAGGAGCTTACCGGCACCTGGGATGAACTCCAAACCGCTGTAAATGTTGTAACCAATCAAAAAAACAAGAATCATGAATAA
- a CDS encoding PspC domain-containing protein: MNKTVNINLAGIFFHIDEDAYAKLQHYLDAIKRSFTNTQGKDEIIADIEARIAELFNEKKKEDRQVISIKEVEEVIAIMGQPEDYMVDEEIFEDEPVYTKTTKSPGKQLFRDTEHSYVGGVSSGLGHYLGIDFIWVRLLWILLTIFSSGAFILIYIALWIFVPEAKTTADKLAMRGEEVTISNIEKKIREGFDNVTGKVKDVDYQKYGNQAKSGATSAATAIGDVIGFILKVFVKLIGILLILIAGAALISLFIGLFTVGTFGLIDAPWSSYVEMAVSGAPLWLLWLLSFLLVGIPFFFLFILGLKILVGRLKSIGTPAKLVLLGLWLLALIGAAIIGIQQATHRAFDGEQVITETLPISANDTLYLVMQANPNYSSSIYRSTDFKIKYDDNDEKVLYSSNVRLIVKPTKDSLAKIEIVKSAEGKDYKEAKERAQNIVYNTSFNRNELLLKSFFTSATKYKYRDQKVKVTLYLPTGASLFADDNTSSFHRNTDYWGDILINGDEEKILKITEDAAICEDCPVEEWETESEDEWNEDGDFNARINSGDEEVNIQINSRGVTVDKKPVNKEQENIENEEL; the protein is encoded by the coding sequence ATGAATAAGACAGTAAATATAAATCTTGCCGGTATATTCTTTCACATTGACGAAGATGCATATGCCAAACTGCAGCACTATCTAGATGCCATAAAGCGTTCTTTTACCAATACGCAGGGAAAAGATGAAATTATAGCTGATATTGAAGCACGTATTGCTGAACTGTTCAATGAGAAGAAAAAAGAAGACCGCCAGGTTATCAGTATTAAAGAAGTAGAAGAAGTAATCGCCATTATGGGGCAACCCGAAGATTATATGGTAGATGAAGAGATCTTTGAAGATGAGCCAGTTTATACTAAAACCACTAAATCTCCGGGAAAACAACTGTTTAGGGATACCGAACATTCCTATGTGGGTGGTGTTTCTTCAGGACTGGGACATTATTTAGGAATAGATTTTATCTGGGTACGTCTACTTTGGATCTTATTAACCATTTTCTCAAGTGGTGCTTTTATCCTAATTTATATTGCGCTTTGGATCTTTGTTCCCGAAGCTAAAACCACAGCCGATAAACTGGCTATGCGTGGCGAGGAGGTGACTATAAGCAATATTGAAAAAAAGATTCGTGAGGGTTTTGATAATGTTACCGGAAAGGTAAAAGACGTAGATTACCAAAAGTATGGCAACCAGGCAAAAAGCGGAGCCACCTCTGCAGCCACCGCTATAGGTGATGTTATCGGTTTTATTTTAAAGGTATTTGTAAAACTAATTGGAATCCTCTTAATCTTAATAGCCGGTGCTGCATTAATCAGTCTTTTTATCGGTTTATTTACCGTTGGCACCTTCGGACTTATTGATGCTCCCTGGAGTAGTTATGTAGAAATGGCCGTTAGCGGTGCACCGCTTTGGTTGCTCTGGTTACTTAGCTTTTTACTTGTAGGCATCCCATTTTTCTTCCTATTTATCTTAGGATTAAAAATCCTGGTAGGACGTTTAAAATCTATTGGAACTCCGGCAAAACTCGTTCTCTTAGGTTTATGGCTCCTTGCACTTATAGGTGCGGCAATAATAGGTATACAACAAGCAACTCATCGCGCTTTTGATGGAGAGCAGGTAATTACTGAAACGCTTCCTATATCAGCTAACGATACCCTTTACCTGGTCATGCAGGCGAACCCTAATTATTCATCGAGTATTTACAGAAGTACAGATTTTAAAATTAAATATGATGATAATGATGAAAAGGTATTATATAGCTCTAATGTTCGCCTAATAGTAAAACCTACCAAAGATTCGCTCGCCAAAATTGAAATAGTAAAATCGGCAGAAGGTAAAGATTACAAAGAAGCTAAAGAACGTGCCCAGAATATTGTATATAATACCAGCTTTAATAGAAATGAATTGTTATTGAAAAGCTTTTTTACTTCAGCTACAAAATATAAATATCGGGATCAAAAAGTGAAAGTTACTTTGTATCTGCCCACAGGCGCCAGCCTTTTTGCAGACGATAACACCAGTTCTTTTCATAGAAATACCGACTACTGGGGAGATATTTTGATAAACGGCGATGAAGAAAAAATCTTAAAAATCACAGAAGATGCTGCTATTTGTGAAGATTGCCCGGTTGAAGAATGGGAAACCGAAAGCGAAGATGAATGGAATGAAGACGGCGATTTTAATGCCAGGATAAATTCTGGGGACGAAGAGGTGAATATTCAAATTAACAGCAGAGGGGTAACGGTAGATAAAAAGCCGGTTAACAAAGAACAGGAAAATATTGAAAATGAGGAATTATGA
- a CDS encoding GIN domain-containing protein: MKKIILLLSIFMAFSCGAKKVKGSRNVTTEKTRLTDFHSVDIAGDFEVTLKKGSTAMMEVEADDNLHRIIRGEIVDQVLYLKPTKKIGRSKSQEITLTYPENLQKITVSGNTELEADEDLYSEELKITTADDAEVYLTVTATKFDLFNEGKANVELNLTAEDVYFQLNESSDIKALVNAPRFKVDIYEKASARIEGEVDDLQLRSEHSTKFDGRRLSARTAVVVAEGKSKNELEVLETLTLTAKNRSEMELYGNPKVDLVEFSEKAVLAKKD, from the coding sequence ATGAAAAAGATAATACTCTTACTAAGCATTTTTATGGCTTTTAGCTGTGGTGCAAAAAAAGTAAAAGGAAGCAGAAATGTAACTACCGAGAAAACACGTTTAACAGATTTCCACAGTGTAGATATTGCGGGTGACTTTGAAGTAACTCTCAAAAAGGGATCTACCGCGATGATGGAAGTTGAAGCCGATGATAACCTACACCGAATAATAAGAGGTGAAATTGTAGACCAGGTTTTATACCTGAAGCCTACAAAAAAAATAGGCCGTAGCAAATCCCAGGAAATAACCCTTACCTACCCTGAAAATCTTCAGAAAATTACGGTTTCAGGCAACACAGAATTGGAGGCCGATGAAGATTTATATTCTGAAGAATTAAAAATAACCACTGCAGATGATGCTGAAGTGTACCTTACTGTTACTGCCACTAAATTCGATCTTTTTAATGAAGGAAAAGCTAACGTAGAATTAAATTTAACTGCAGAAGATGTTTATTTTCAGCTCAACGAATCCAGCGATATTAAAGCTTTGGTAAATGCACCCAGGTTCAAAGTAGATATTTATGAAAAAGCCAGCGCAAGAATTGAAGGAGAAGTAGACGATTTACAATTACGTTCTGAACATTCTACCAAATTTGATGGTAGAAGATTAAGTGCTAGAACCGCAGTAGTTGTAGCTGAAGGAAAATCTAAAAATGAACTTGAAGTGCTTGAAACACTTACCCTTACGGCCAAAAACCGTAGCGAAATGGAACTTTATGGAAATCCTAAAGTTGATTTAGTAGAGTTCTCAGAAAAAGCGGTACTCGCGAAAAAGGATTAG
- a CDS encoding alpha/beta hydrolase: MHKKEIYTAGKELREAEKVLVLIHGRGGSAKEFLALANQLNTSEFAILAPQATDFTWYPNSFLAPIAQNEPEYSSALEVLEELLEDIKETGITSENIYFAGFSQGACLTLEFVTRNAQRFGGVAAFTGGLIGDKIYTENYSGDFNATPIFIGSGDPDAHVPVKRVEDSAEILREMNANVEVKIYKNRPHTISEDEIKLVNNFIFN; this comes from the coding sequence ATGCATAAAAAAGAGATATATACCGCCGGAAAAGAGCTACGCGAGGCCGAAAAAGTATTGGTTTTAATTCACGGTCGTGGCGGCAGCGCTAAAGAATTTCTTGCTTTGGCCAATCAATTAAACACCTCAGAATTTGCGATTTTGGCACCACAGGCCACAGATTTCACCTGGTATCCAAATTCATTTTTAGCGCCAATTGCTCAAAATGAGCCCGAATATTCATCGGCTTTAGAAGTTTTAGAAGAATTGCTTGAAGATATTAAAGAAACTGGCATCACTTCTGAAAATATTTATTTTGCCGGATTTTCACAGGGCGCCTGCCTAACGCTGGAATTTGTAACTCGAAACGCGCAAAGATTTGGCGGGGTTGCCGCGTTTACTGGTGGACTCATTGGCGATAAGATTTATACCGAAAATTACTCGGGTGATTTTAACGCTACACCAATCTTTATTGGAAGTGGTGATCCAGATGCACACGTACCGGTAAAACGTGTAGAAGATTCTGCTGAAATTCTCCGAGAAATGAATGCGAATGTTGAAGTGAAAATTTACAAAAACCGGCCTCATACAATTTCTGAAGACGAAATAAAACTCGTTAATAATTTTATTTTTAATTAA
- a CDS encoding pirin family protein: MRSIKKIHTAVSSPIADLITYRALPTNSVDHIDPFLFLNHHGYQEYPENNNGLPFGPHPHRGFETVTFILKGDLTHKDSGGYESVIKAGGVQWMTAGKGLIHAEVSSEEFKKKGGELEILQLWVNLPAKHKMTEPNYEGLQKEDIPQLSLDQGKVKLALVSGNWESEKGAFEPLNDIQMATLHFAEGGKYSVEIPSEKNVFFYVVKGKVNVNGEEAKMHNLVEFNNEGDKIEIEALEESILLLGHSAPFNEPIVAQGPFVMNSQQEIQQAFQDYQNGEFGNWNG, translated from the coding sequence ATGAGAAGCATCAAAAAAATACATACTGCGGTAAGTTCTCCTATTGCCGATCTCATTACTTATCGTGCCCTACCAACAAACTCTGTAGACCATATTGATCCGTTTTTGTTTTTAAACCATCACGGTTACCAGGAATATCCCGAGAATAATAACGGGCTACCTTTTGGCCCTCACCCCCACCGGGGATTTGAAACGGTTACCTTTATTTTGAAAGGTGATTTAACCCACAAAGACAGTGGCGGATATGAAAGCGTTATTAAAGCCGGTGGCGTACAATGGATGACTGCTGGAAAAGGATTAATTCACGCTGAAGTTTCTTCAGAAGAATTCAAGAAAAAAGGCGGTGAATTGGAAATTCTTCAGCTTTGGGTAAACCTGCCCGCAAAACATAAAATGACAGAACCCAATTATGAAGGACTCCAAAAAGAAGATATTCCGCAGTTAAGTTTAGACCAGGGAAAAGTAAAATTAGCTTTAGTTTCAGGAAACTGGGAAAGTGAAAAAGGCGCTTTTGAACCTTTAAATGATATCCAGATGGCTACGCTGCATTTTGCTGAAGGCGGTAAATATTCCGTAGAAATTCCTTCAGAAAAGAATGTTTTCTTCTATGTGGTAAAAGGCAAAGTAAACGTAAACGGCGAAGAAGCCAAAATGCATAACCTGGTTGAATTTAATAATGAAGGAGATAAAATAGAAATTGAAGCTTTGGAAGAAAGTATATTGCTTTTGGGTCACTCAGCCCCTTTTAATGAACCTATTGTAGCCCAGGGTCCTTTTGTGATGAATTCACAGCAGGAAATCCAGCAAGCCTTTCAGGATTATCAAAATGGCGAGTTTGGAAATTGGAATGGTTGA
- a CDS encoding MOSC domain-containing protein, whose amino-acid sequence MKIISTNLGKPTKIIWNSKEVLTGIYKKPTDEPIYLAKNDVINDEISDRKHHGGFYKACYLFSSEQYPYWKNLYPKLDWNWGMFGENLTVSDFDESSVFLGDVYKVGDAVVQVSDYREPCYKLGYKFGDQKVLKQFIEKGFTGTYLSVLEEGFVANNDQFTLIERPDSSLTLAELFHLVYAKEKNQRFLKIAANNKALDPKKRKLLAKHIV is encoded by the coding sequence GTGAAAATAATTTCGACCAATTTAGGAAAACCAACCAAAATAATTTGGAATTCAAAAGAAGTATTAACAGGTATTTATAAAAAACCTACTGATGAACCCATATATTTAGCCAAAAACGATGTTATTAACGATGAAATTTCAGATCGTAAACATCACGGAGGGTTTTACAAAGCCTGCTATTTATTCTCTTCAGAACAGTACCCGTATTGGAAAAATCTATACCCTAAACTGGACTGGAACTGGGGAATGTTTGGAGAAAATCTAACCGTATCTGACTTTGATGAAAGCAGCGTTTTTTTAGGCGATGTTTATAAAGTAGGTGATGCCGTAGTTCAAGTTTCCGATTATAGAGAACCTTGCTATAAACTCGGTTATAAATTTGGAGATCAAAAGGTCCTGAAACAATTTATTGAAAAGGGTTTTACTGGAACCTATTTAAGTGTCCTGGAGGAAGGATTTGTAGCTAATAATGATCAATTCACATTAATAGAGCGTCCTGATAGCAGTTTAACTTTAGCCGAACTTTTCCATTTGGTTTATGCTAAAGAAAAGAACCAGCGCTTTTTAAAAATTGCTGCAAATAATAAAGCCTTAGATCCTAAGAAAAGAAAATTGTTGGCGAAGCATATAGTGTAA
- the rpsA gene encoding 30S ribosomal protein S1 produces MAEDKKNQDVQDENLEVQPVAGMATSSQPAPTEQQENPEKFLEEFNWHNYEEGIDPIDDKKLEEFEKLVAENFVDTLNDEVVTGKVINITDRDAIIDINAKSEGVISLNEFRYNPDLKVGDDVEVLIDVREDSTGQLILSHRKARVIQAWDRVNKAHDESLIVNGFVKCRTKGGMIVDVFGIEAFLPGSQIDVKPIRDYDAYVGKTMEFKVVKINHEFKNVVVSHKALIEADIEEQKKEIIGQLEKGQVLEGTVKNITSYGVFVDLGGVDGLVHITDLSWSRINHPNEIVELDQKLNVVILDFDEAKTRIQLGLKQLSKHPWEALDEKLKVGDKVKGKVVVIADYGAFIEVADGVEGLIHVSEMSWSTHLRSAQDFVNVGDEVEAQILTLDREDRKMSLGIKQLTPDPWTDITTKYPVGSKHKGIVRNFTNFGVFVELEEGIDGLIYISDLSWTKKIKHPSEFTNVGDELEVVVLELDVDGRKLSLGHKQVEDNPWDKYETEFAVGTKHTAEIAEIVDKGATIDFNEDITAFVPTRHLEKEDGNKLTKGESAEFQIIEFNKEFKRVVASHMAIHKEEEQQIVKQAAKKAASQNNDKTTIGDVNADLQALKDKMEGK; encoded by the coding sequence ATGGCTGAAGACAAAAAAAACCAGGACGTTCAGGACGAAAATCTTGAAGTTCAACCGGTAGCTGGAATGGCTACTTCATCGCAACCTGCTCCTACCGAGCAGCAGGAAAACCCTGAGAAATTTCTTGAAGAATTTAACTGGCACAATTATGAAGAGGGAATTGACCCTATTGATGATAAGAAGCTGGAAGAATTTGAGAAATTAGTTGCAGAAAATTTCGTAGACACTTTAAATGACGAAGTTGTAACAGGAAAAGTAATTAATATTACAGATCGTGATGCAATTATAGACATTAACGCAAAAAGTGAAGGCGTTATCTCTCTTAACGAATTTCGTTACAATCCAGATCTTAAAGTTGGAGACGACGTTGAGGTATTGATTGATGTTCGTGAAGATTCAACAGGACAATTAATTCTTTCTCACCGTAAAGCTCGTGTAATCCAGGCTTGGGATCGTGTGAACAAAGCTCATGACGAAAGTCTTATCGTAAACGGTTTTGTGAAATGTAGAACTAAAGGTGGTATGATCGTAGATGTATTTGGAATTGAGGCATTCTTGCCAGGTTCTCAAATAGACGTGAAGCCTATCCGTGATTACGATGCTTACGTAGGAAAAACAATGGAATTCAAAGTTGTGAAAATCAACCACGAATTCAAAAACGTTGTGGTTTCTCACAAAGCGCTTATTGAAGCCGATATCGAAGAACAGAAGAAAGAAATTATCGGTCAGCTTGAAAAAGGTCAGGTACTTGAAGGTACTGTTAAAAACATCACTTCTTACGGAGTATTTGTTGACCTTGGAGGAGTTGACGGACTTGTTCACATTACCGACCTTAGCTGGTCTCGTATCAACCATCCAAATGAGATCGTTGAACTTGATCAAAAACTAAACGTGGTAATTCTTGACTTTGATGAAGCTAAAACAAGAATCCAACTTGGTCTTAAGCAATTAAGCAAACACCCATGGGAAGCTCTTGACGAAAAACTTAAGGTTGGAGACAAGGTAAAAGGTAAAGTAGTTGTAATCGCAGATTACGGTGCATTTATTGAAGTTGCCGATGGTGTTGAAGGTCTTATCCACGTTTCTGAAATGTCATGGAGCACGCACTTGCGTTCAGCCCAGGATTTCGTGAATGTTGGGGATGAGGTTGAAGCTCAAATCTTAACTTTAGATCGTGAAGACCGTAAAATGTCTCTTGGAATTAAGCAATTAACTCCAGACCCATGGACAGATATTACTACTAAATATCCTGTTGGTTCTAAACACAAAGGGATTGTACGTAACTTCACCAACTTTGGTGTATTCGTAGAATTAGAAGAAGGAATTGACGGACTTATTTATATCTCTGATCTTTCATGGACTAAGAAAATCAAGCACCCATCAGAATTTACTAATGTAGGTGATGAGCTTGAGGTTGTAGTTCTTGAATTAGATGTTGATGGTCGTAAGTTAAGCCTTGGTCACAAGCAGGTTGAAGACAACCCTTGGGATAAATACGAAACTGAGTTCGCTGTTGGTACTAAACACACCGCAGAGATTGCAGAGATCGTAGATAAAGGTGCGACTATAGACTTTAACGAAGATATCACTGCATTTGTTCCAACCAGACATCTTGAAAAAGAAGACGGTAACAAATTAACTAAAGGTGAATCTGCAGAGTTCCAGATCATTGAATTCAATAAAGAATTCAAAAGAGTGGTAGCTTCACATATGGCTATTCACAAAGAAGAAGAACAGCAAATTGTTAAGCAAGCCGCTAAAAAAGCAGCTTCGCAAAACAATGACAAAACCACTATTGGTGATGTTAATGCCGATCTTCAGGCTTTAAAAGATAAAATGGAAGGGAAGTAA
- the cmk gene encoding (d)CMP kinase, protein MSKKITIAIDGYSSTGKSTVAKQLAAELGYVYVDTGAMYRAVTLYLMRKMIVTDTNFDKETILRQLPFINISFVFNKEVGYGEVHLNGENVEKEIRLMEVSQQVSKVAAISQVREMLVKIQQEIGKNKAVVMDGRDIGTVVFPDADLKLFMTASTEKRAERRYNELKDRGDAVKYEDVLENVKERDYLDTTREDSPLVKAEDAIEIDNSDMHLEEQFEKVLKLAKDKIEE, encoded by the coding sequence ATGAGTAAAAAAATAACGATTGCCATAGATGGTTATTCTTCAACCGGAAAAAGTACGGTTGCCAAACAACTCGCGGCAGAACTTGGTTATGTTTATGTTGATACGGGTGCTATGTATCGCGCGGTGACCTTATACCTAATGCGCAAAATGATAGTCACCGACACCAATTTTGATAAAGAAACCATTTTAAGACAATTGCCATTTATTAATATCAGTTTTGTTTTTAATAAAGAGGTTGGTTATGGTGAAGTGCATTTAAACGGGGAAAATGTAGAAAAGGAAATCAGGTTGATGGAAGTGTCGCAGCAGGTTAGTAAAGTGGCTGCTATTTCTCAGGTAAGAGAAATGTTAGTTAAAATTCAGCAGGAAATCGGGAAAAATAAAGCGGTGGTTATGGATGGCCGTGATATTGGCACCGTGGTTTTCCCTGATGCCGATCTTAAATTATTCATGACCGCATCGACCGAAAAAAGGGCAGAGCGAAGATATAATGAGTTGAAAGATCGTGGGGACGCTGTTAAATATGAAGATGTTCTTGAAAATGTAAAGGAACGGGATTACCTGGATACTACGAGAGAAGACTCACCATTGGTAAAAGCCGAAGATGCTATAGAAATAGATAATTCTGATATGCATTTGGAAGAACAATTTGAAAAAGTATTGAAACTTGCCAAAGATAAAATTGAAGAATAA